In the genome of Hymenobacter taeanensis, one region contains:
- a CDS encoding organic hydroperoxide resistance protein, whose amino-acid sequence MKIVEKFFTAQAKAKGGRDGHVTSNNNVLDIDLSTPKEMGGPGKSGATNPEQLFAAGYAACFEGALGVAARQASVKLEGVTVEAFIGFGKAEDGGYGISADLHVNIPGLEQSQAEQLVEAAHGICPYSRATKGNIEVNLNTTTNAA is encoded by the coding sequence ATGAAAATCGTAGAAAAATTCTTCACTGCTCAAGCCAAAGCCAAAGGTGGCCGCGACGGTCACGTTACCTCCAATAACAACGTGCTCGACATTGACCTTAGCACGCCTAAAGAAATGGGTGGCCCTGGCAAATCGGGGGCTACCAACCCCGAGCAGCTGTTTGCCGCTGGCTATGCTGCCTGCTTTGAAGGGGCGCTGGGTGTGGCCGCCCGCCAGGCTAGCGTAAAGCTGGAAGGCGTAACGGTAGAGGCCTTTATCGGCTTCGGTAAAGCCGAAGATGGCGGCTACGGTATATCAGCTGATCTGCACGTAAACATTCCCGGCCTGGAGCAGTCTCAGGCAGAGCAATTAGTAGAAGCCGCTCACGGCATTTGCCCCTACTCGCGTGCTACTAAAGGCAACATTGAGGTAAACCTCAATACCACAACCAACGCTGCCTAG
- a CDS encoding MarR family winged helix-turn-helix transcriptional regulator, which translates to MSNQLPPEAINPLLQLENQLCFPLYALSRMITKAYQPLLQELDLTYPQYLVFLLLWEHKELTVKELGEKLLLDSGTLTPLLKRLEQKQWISRRRDPRDERSVIIGLLPAGQALQARSCQIPEEIFARLNMPPADFEALRQQLNSLLTQLA; encoded by the coding sequence ATGAGCAACCAACTTCCTCCTGAGGCTATCAACCCACTGCTGCAACTGGAAAACCAGTTGTGCTTCCCGCTTTACGCCCTCTCGCGGATGATTACGAAGGCCTACCAGCCGTTGCTGCAGGAGCTTGATCTCACCTACCCCCAGTACTTGGTGTTTCTGCTTTTGTGGGAACACAAGGAGCTTACTGTTAAGGAACTCGGCGAGAAGCTGCTGCTTGACTCAGGTACCCTTACTCCCCTGCTGAAGCGCCTGGAGCAGAAGCAGTGGATAAGCCGCCGCCGCGACCCGCGTGATGAGCGCTCCGTAATTATCGGGCTGCTGCCCGCGGGCCAGGCGCTGCAGGCCCGGTCCTGCCAAATTCCGGAGGAAATCTTCGCCAGGCTCAACATGCCGCCCGCTGATTTTGAGGCGCTGCGGCAGCAACTCAATTCTTTGCTTACCCAACTGGCCTAG
- a CDS encoding rhodanese-like domain-containing protein, producing the protein MNDITSTELKERQANGTAPVIIDVREIWENEESRIEGSQNIPLGMLPQKLDDLEDLKEQEVVVHCKGGGRSASAKAYLSQQGFQKVRNLIGGIQAYQQG; encoded by the coding sequence ATGAACGACATCACCTCTACTGAGCTAAAAGAACGTCAGGCCAATGGCACTGCGCCGGTTATCATCGACGTGCGCGAAATTTGGGAAAACGAGGAATCTCGTATTGAGGGCAGCCAGAACATTCCGCTGGGTATGCTCCCGCAGAAGCTCGACGACCTGGAGGACTTAAAGGAACAAGAGGTGGTAGTGCACTGCAAAGGCGGTGGGCGCTCTGCTTCGGCAAAAGCCTATCTCTCCCAACAAGGATTTCAGAAAGTGCGTAACCTGATTGGAGGCATTCAGGCCTACCAGCAAGGATAA
- a CDS encoding NADP-dependent oxidoreductase — MLPWFPCCARNAGFTPVHFFPRYAKPNHPARQPPQGEPTAAQFSFETSEVPSPAQGQVLLKARYVSVDPYMRGRMNAGKSYVPPFEVGQPISGGVVAEVVESRLDTLPVGSVVVGNLPWRQYSVSDGRGLQQIPTDQAPISYFLGLLGMPGLTAYFGLLDICQPKAGETVVVSGAAGAVGIVVGQLAKIKGCRVIGTAGSEAKVAYLKQLGFDEAINYKTANILEALAAAAPNGVDCYFDNVGGAITDAVYNLLNKHARIALCGQIASYNATEAPVGPRPEGKLLTTSSKLQGFIVSDYLPQWPKGIKQLTEWYSQGKLQFEETITEGFDQIPNAFLGLFKGENTGKAIVKVA, encoded by the coding sequence ATGCTACCCTGGTTTCCTTGCTGCGCTCGGAATGCTGGTTTTACTCCTGTCCACTTCTTTCCGCGCTATGCAAAACCAAACCATCCTGCTCGCCAGCCGCCCCAGGGTGAGCCTACCGCCGCCCAATTCAGCTTTGAAACCAGCGAAGTCCCCTCTCCCGCTCAAGGCCAGGTGCTCCTGAAGGCTCGCTACGTTTCCGTTGATCCGTATATGCGGGGCCGCATGAACGCGGGCAAGTCGTATGTGCCGCCGTTTGAAGTAGGCCAGCCCATTTCGGGCGGCGTGGTGGCGGAGGTGGTCGAGAGCCGGCTGGATACGCTGCCGGTGGGGAGCGTGGTGGTGGGCAACCTGCCCTGGCGGCAATACAGCGTGTCGGATGGGCGCGGCTTGCAGCAAATTCCTACGGATCAGGCGCCTATTAGCTACTTCCTGGGCTTGCTGGGCATGCCGGGCCTCACGGCCTACTTCGGGCTGCTGGATATCTGCCAGCCTAAAGCCGGCGAAACCGTAGTGGTATCGGGCGCCGCCGGGGCCGTGGGAATAGTGGTGGGCCAGTTGGCTAAAATTAAAGGGTGCCGCGTGATTGGCACCGCCGGCTCCGAGGCAAAGGTGGCTTACCTTAAGCAGCTGGGCTTCGACGAAGCCATCAATTACAAAACTGCCAACATTCTGGAAGCCTTGGCCGCCGCCGCACCCAACGGCGTAGACTGCTACTTCGACAACGTGGGCGGTGCCATTACCGATGCAGTGTATAACCTGCTCAACAAGCACGCCCGCATTGCCCTCTGCGGCCAGATTGCCAGCTACAATGCGACTGAAGCGCCCGTGGGTCCGCGCCCCGAAGGCAAGCTTCTCACTACCAGCTCCAAGCTGCAGGGCTTCATTGTAAGCGACTACTTGCCACAGTGGCCCAAGGGCATTAAGCAGCTCACTGAGTGGTATAGCCAGGGCAAGCTGCAGTTTGAGGAAACCATTACCGAAGGCTTCGACCAAATACCCAACGCTTTCCTAGGCCTGTTTAAGGGCGAGAACACCGGCAAAGCCATTGTAAAGGTGGCCTAG
- a CDS encoding cation:proton antiporter — protein sequence MTTPILIVLIGFIIFLGHYLAQLFERTKIPDVVGLLLVGILLGPIFHLINPIAFGQAGRVFSNVVLVFILFESGLEVRFDQLQASLRGTVSLTTLNFVVTTLVVAIMGQLFAGLDFLSSVILGSILGGTSSAVVTTLTRSVNILPQTSTTLVMESALSDVFTLAVPIALISVYTGSSFSVSTLFTQILASLFVAILTGAVSGYFWSVLLNRVPTLLKTHFSTPAFVFILYGLVEMLDFSGPIAVLFFSITLGNVALLKPRKRNWYLPQPTEHVELTSKEKDFFAEIVFLLRTFFFVYVGMSIVLDNWSLIGLGVTITVLLLLFRIPVVLATTAPTTPQFDMAFMSVMIPKGLGAAVLATLPSQRGLPTGPAIQTITFAVIMATTVLCTVLFFLVEKRYMQGFYALFFGKNRPVDASSVGQP from the coding sequence ATGACCACTCCCATTTTAATTGTTCTTATTGGGTTTATCATCTTCCTAGGCCACTATTTAGCCCAGTTATTTGAACGCACCAAGATTCCGGATGTAGTAGGGCTGCTCCTGGTAGGTATACTGCTCGGTCCTATTTTCCACCTGATAAACCCAATAGCCTTTGGGCAGGCCGGCCGCGTTTTTTCTAACGTAGTACTGGTGTTTATCCTTTTCGAAAGTGGCCTAGAGGTGCGTTTTGATCAGCTGCAAGCGTCGCTGCGCGGAACGGTCAGCCTTACCACCCTCAACTTCGTTGTTACCACGCTGGTAGTGGCCATTATGGGGCAGCTCTTTGCAGGGCTGGACTTTCTGAGTTCCGTAATTTTAGGCAGCATACTGGGCGGCACTTCGTCGGCGGTGGTTACCACCCTAACCCGCAGCGTGAACATCTTACCACAAACCTCCACTACGCTCGTGATGGAGTCGGCGCTGAGCGATGTGTTTACCCTGGCCGTGCCAATTGCCCTGATCAGCGTGTACACCGGCTCGTCTTTTAGCGTGAGTACGCTGTTCACGCAAATTCTGGCCTCCCTGTTTGTGGCAATATTAACGGGCGCCGTTAGCGGGTACTTCTGGTCTGTGCTGCTGAACCGGGTGCCTACGTTGCTTAAAACTCATTTCTCTACGCCGGCCTTCGTATTCATTCTCTACGGGTTGGTAGAAATGCTGGATTTCAGCGGCCCTATTGCCGTGCTGTTTTTCAGCATCACGCTCGGCAATGTAGCGCTGCTGAAGCCTCGTAAGCGTAATTGGTACCTGCCTCAGCCTACGGAACACGTGGAGCTGACTTCCAAGGAAAAGGATTTCTTCGCGGAGATAGTATTTCTGCTGCGCACGTTTTTCTTCGTGTACGTAGGCATGTCCATCGTCCTTGATAACTGGTCTCTGATTGGGTTGGGAGTAACCATAACAGTGCTGCTGCTCCTGTTCCGCATTCCGGTGGTTCTTGCCACCACTGCGCCAACTACGCCCCAGTTTGATATGGCTTTCATGAGTGTGATGATACCCAAAGGCCTGGGTGCGGCCGTGCTGGCCACCTTACCCTCCCAACGGGGGCTGCCAACTGGCCCAGCCATCCAAACCATCACCTTCGCCGTCATCATGGCCACCACGGTACTGTGCACGGTGCTCTTTTTCTTGGTGGAGAAACGATATATGCAGGGGTTCTATGCCTTGTTTTTCGGCAAGAATCGGCCTGTTGATGCCAGTAGCGTGGGGCAGCCCTAG